In one Isosphaeraceae bacterium EP7 genomic region, the following are encoded:
- a CDS encoding sugar transferase, which yields MDGSPPIWVVRDDWYTTAKSVADYLVGVVLLVLALPVMIAAGLLAWLTSPGPAIYRQTRVSRNGREFSIFKIRSMRVDCERETGPQWSTPDDPRQTPVGGFLRRTHLDELPQLLNIARGEMSLIGPRPERPEFITKLEKTIPFYRERERVLPGVTGLAQIQLPPDSEVAEVYRKLACDLYYMRHQSLWLDLRIVIGTALKVVGIPTQVLCRLLAIPSGQVIEDDYRRLALLAVSGHEPRAAASTAPESSLEWGVAVDAQRALVWGD from the coding sequence GTGGACGGCTCGCCACCGATCTGGGTGGTCCGCGACGACTGGTACACGACGGCCAAGTCGGTCGCCGACTATCTCGTGGGCGTCGTTTTGTTGGTCCTAGCCCTTCCGGTAATGATCGCCGCAGGCCTCCTAGCCTGGCTCACCTCGCCGGGACCAGCGATTTATCGCCAGACCCGAGTGAGCCGCAACGGGCGGGAGTTCTCGATCTTCAAGATCCGGAGCATGCGGGTCGATTGCGAACGGGAAACCGGCCCGCAGTGGTCGACCCCCGACGATCCTCGGCAAACGCCGGTGGGAGGATTTCTCCGCCGGACGCACCTTGATGAGCTCCCGCAGTTGCTCAACATCGCCCGGGGCGAGATGAGCTTGATTGGCCCTCGGCCGGAACGTCCGGAGTTCATCACCAAGCTCGAGAAAACGATTCCGTTTTACCGGGAGCGGGAGCGCGTGCTGCCTGGGGTGACCGGGCTGGCGCAGATTCAGCTTCCCCCCGACTCCGAAGTTGCCGAGGTCTACCGAAAGCTAGCCTGCGACCTGTACTACATGAGACATCAAAGCCTCTGGCTGGACCTCCGGATCGTAATCGGCACGGCCTTAAAGGTGGTGGGAATTCCGACCCAGGTTTTGTGCCGACTATTGGCGATCCCCTCGGGCCAGGTGATCGAGGATGACTACCGCCGGCTGGCCTTGCTGGCGGTGTCGGGTCACGAGCCTCGAGCCGCCGCATCGACCGCCCCGGAATCTTCGCTGGAGTGGGGAGTTGCCGTTGACGCTCAACGGGCTCTGGTCTGGGGCGACTGA